In one Pangasianodon hypophthalmus isolate fPanHyp1 chromosome 22, fPanHyp1.pri, whole genome shotgun sequence genomic region, the following are encoded:
- the nek11 gene encoding serine/threonine-protein kinase Nek11 produces the protein MPKFRELEAESPHHPHPHHPHPHHPHPHPLLANRYVIQQRLGRGSFGTVYLIEDTKMTIRDKLKVLKEIPVGDLKPDETVKATQEAQLLSQLHHPAILRFYTSFLERDAFCIITEFCEDGDLECKLERLRVSGEALSESQIREWLVQLLLGVDYMHERRILHRDLKTKNVFLKKNAVKIGDFGVSCLLMGSCDFATTFTGTPYYMSPEALGHQGYDSKSDMWSLGCILYEMCCLKHAFEGHNFLSVVQKIMESSTPSLSEKYSPELNSLMQRMLEKSPSLRVSAAEALSSSVIKELTQCVKQQLSEGTAGDDRDASHIASVLQKKVHLQTLRERSEVEKMSPRERMRLRKQQAADDRARKLKHIVEEKYKENQQRMIELRSKNFQRVSINVLTEKAEDTVRQIQPIRQEDATPSSHPGPMGEQLTEHDIPEDPQAAEVYYSEDGFESCSDEDDFCSEVPTQDSDLEAVVRHMEDVLGEKSVAGEADGGVSHAGVYGPLSINSTMD, from the exons ATGCCTAAATTCCGTGAACTGGAAGCTGAgtctcctcatcatcctcatcctcatcatcctcatcctcatcatcctcatcctcatcctctgcTGGCCAACAGATACGTCATTCAGCAGAGACTCGGCAGGGGAAGTTTCGGCACTGTGTATCTCATTGAAGACACAAAAATGACAATCAGAGACAAACT TAAAGTTCTGAAGGAGATCCCAGTTGGAGATTTGAAGCCGGATGAGACGGTGAAGGCCACACAGGAAGCTCAGCTCCTCTCGCAGCTCCATCATCCAGCCATCCTCAGATTCTACACCAGCTTCCTGGAGAGAGACGCTTTCTGCATCATCACCGAGTTCTGCGAG gacGGGGATTTGGAGTGTAAGCTGGAGCGGTTGCGTGTCTCAGGAGAAGCTCTGTCTGAGTCTCAGATCAGGGAGTGGCTCGTTCAGCTGCTGCTGGGGGTCGACTACATGCACGAGAG GCGGATTCTACACCGAGACCTGAAAACCAAGAATGTGTTCCTGAAGAAGAACGCTGTAAAGATCG GTGATTTTGGCGTGTCATGCCTGCTGATGGGGTCATGTGACTTCGCCACCACGTTCACAGGAACGCCTTACTACATGAGTCCTGAGGCTCTCGGTCACCAAGGTTACGACTCCAAATCAGACATGTG gtctttAGGCTGCATCCTGTATGAGATGTGCTGTCTGAAACATGCCTTTGAGGGACACAACTTCCTGTCCGTGGTGCAGAAGATCATGGAAAGTTCCACGCCGTCCCTGTCGGAGAAATACTCACCAGAGCTCAACTCCTTAATGCAGAG gatgtTGGAGAAATCCCCGTCACTGAGGGTTTCCGCAGCTGAAGCTCTGAGCAGTAGCGTTATTAAGGAGCTGACTCAG tgtgtgaagCAGCAGCTCTCGGAGGGGACGGCGGGGGACGACAGAGACGCGTCTCACATCGCTAGCGTGCT GCAGAAGAAAGTGCACCTGCAGACGCTGAGGGAAAGGTCAGAGGTCGAGAAGATGAGTCCTCGAGAGCGGATGAGGCTGAGGAAGCAGCAGGCCGCTGACGACAGAGCCAGGAAGCTAAA aCATATTGTGGaggagaaatataaagaaaatcagCAGCGCATGATCGAGCTCCGGTCCAAAAACTTCCAAAGAGTCAGCATCAACGTTCTCACT GAGAAAGCTGAGGACACAGTGAGACAAATCCAGCCAATCAGACAAGAGGATGCTACACCAAGCAGCCATCCTGGACCAATGGGAGAGCAGCTCACTGAACATG acatcCCTGAGGACCCTCAGGCAGCAGAAGTGTATTATTCTGAAGATGGATTCGAGTCGTGTTCAGATGAAGATGATTTCTGCTCTGAAGTTCCCACACAg